The Acidobacteriota bacterium sequence ATTCTCCCGGCGACGGTTCCGACATGGTCATAATGAGCCGTGATTATTACTGCCTCATCTTTTAATTGCGGGTCGGAACCTTCAAGGAGTCCAACCACATTTCGCGTGCGAATCACCCGCCGACTCTTCAACGCTTTTTTCAAAGTGATGGTCAATCCGGTGATTTCAATTGGTTGCGGTTTTAAATTCCGGTCAATGCTTTGTTGCAATACGTCAACGGTTTTTCCAGCAGAAGCAAGCCATTCATTGGCGACCGATTGACTGATGGAAAAGGTTGGTATATCCCATAACGAACCCGCAAGTTGGATGCGCGGCGTCACGCCTGCTTGAAAATCCGTAGGCGCACTGGCAAGACGCGGCGGGCGAGTCGGGCGTGAAGGATTGATGACGACTATTCCGGCTGCACCAGCTTTGCGAAGGGTTTCGATTTTGTGCCAGATTTTTCCATGAATGGTTTCCCACTTCCCTTTGAACTTGGAATTGGCATCCGAGCTTTGTGGTTCGGATGATAAAACCATCGCAATCTTGCCGCGCAGGTTTACGCCCGCAAACTCGTTGTAGCCATATTCAGGCGCATTGACGCCATAGCCGAGAAAGATTACAGGCGCTGTGACCTGCGCCGGGTTATTGCTTTGTCGGGCGAGGTTGAAATCAAACCCAAGCTGATAGGTTTTCTCCACGCCATCAATTTTGGCTTTTAATTCGGTGTTGTCATTATCAACCCAGGCTTCTATGAGATCGAAATTCTGAAAGTAAGTGCCGCCATCACCGACGGGTTTCAGACCATAGCGCATGAATTGCGAGGCAATATAATTGGCAGTGATGCGCCCTTCGTGACTGCCCGCATCCCGACCAGCCATCTCATCCGCAGAGAGAAAGTACATATGACTTTTAATATCGTCTGCGCGAATCGATTCGACGGCTTTTTTGGTCGGTTCATCAAGCTGTCGGGCAAAAACCGAAAGTGATAAAAGCAAAAGGAGTATGGTGGATTTTTTCATCATCCCTCATTTATCAGCATTATTAAGGATGCGCCTTTAAAAATGCGTTTATCCAAATTAAAAAGACCAGACAGCCCGATGATTATCGCCAAATCGCAAAACCGAATGATTGCCGAATCGATATTCATCGCGCTTAGGTCTGGTTTTATATTTAAATGTAAAACTTTGAATGCCCTTCCGGGATTGCGTTTCGGGAATTATCGTCAGAGTTATATCTGCGCCAATCATCGTCGTCAAATTCCCATTGGTTTTTGCCTCATACCCGAATAATTTGCAGGAATCAATGAGCGACTTTTTCAGGTTTTCGTCGAGTGCTACGGTTATTGCCAAAACATCCTGAAATACCGGGTCTTTTGGCACTTCTTTTAAAACTGCCGTATATCGCTGCAAGATCTGTCGCCGTTCGATTCCCGCGCTGTTATCGGCTTGAGGATTCCATTCCCGTAAAAAACTGGGCAGGTATTCCATCACCCAGAAACTACTGCCCGATGTAAATGAAGAGGTTTTCCCGGTGAGCATATAAAACCAGTCAACCTGTTTATCGTTATACAGCCGGGTTACTTTAAAGGGGTTTTCACTGCCAAGTTGTTTTTGCAGAATTTTGGATGCGCCGGTTTGTTCTACACCAAACGCGATTCCGGTTTCACTGGTTTTTCGCTTGGTTTCCTTACTTGCATCAAAAAATTCAAAGTAGGTATTTCGCCCGTAAAAATAGAGTCCGGTGTAAGAAATATCGGTTCGCCTGGTGGTGCGGGTTTCGTTCGGGGCAAACTGTTTTCTTAAAAATTCATTCTTTTCAATATCGGCATAGGTTTCCCCATCAACCACCAGAAAAAAATGGTTGAGATAAACCGGAAACGGTGGTCGTTGAATATTGAGATTTGAGTCAGCCGTTATCGTCATACAGATGATGAATCCAACAGATAGTAAATAACGCATTAAAATTCTCATGGAGTTTGCGCTTCAACCGGTAATATCACGCGCGATGGATAGCGTTTCGAGCGATAGATGCGTTGTGTGGCGACTCGGTAATCGGAATCCTTCGCCTTGAAAATATTTTCCACAAAGGTTTGCGGATTGCGGTCAATCACCGGAAACCAACTGCTCTGCACTTGCACCATAATTTTATGCCCTTTGAGAAATCGGTGATTCACATGATGCAGGTCAATTTTGTATTCGGCTACCTGATTGGCAACGAGGGCTTCAGGTTTTACAAAACTTTTACGAAAGCGTCCGCGAAAAACCTCATTGGCAATCATCAATTGATAGCCGCCCATCTTGAAATCCTTAGGATAATCTTCCGGGTAAACATCAATCAATTTCACAATCCAATCGCTGTCCGTCCCGGTGGTCGAGGCAAACAAATGGGAGATGACATCGCCGGTCACCACAACATCTGCCTCCAACGGTTCGGTTTCAAAACTCAACACATCGGGTCGTTGATGGGTGAAACGCTGGTCTTCCAAAAGCCAGGCAGACCAACCTGACCCTTTCGGAAAATAGGTTGGCTCAATCGGTCGCGGGCGGTAAGGCACGGGTTTCGCCGGATCAGAAATATAGGCGTCAAACTCTCTCGGTGAATTTACAAGCGGTTCTTCATTCGATAACCGATTGCCTTTTTGAAAATAGAAATTTTTATCGGTAGTTTGATTACGCGGCGGCCATTGATTATATGACTTCCAACTATTTGCCCCGGTTTGAAAGGTGAGAGCTTCGGGCGGCGGTTGTGTTCCTTGAGCTTTTAAATAATAGGCAAAAAATGGCGCTTGAATTTTTTCGCGAAAATATTGACTCGTCGGGCTATCGAAATTGATTTTCCCTAGCTTGCTGCCATCCGAACGCGCCCAGCCGCCATGATTCCAGGGACCAACGACGATAAAATTTAAATTCGCTTTGTCGTGCTTTTCCAACTCTTCGTAAATTTTCAGCGGCCCGTAAAAATCTTCCTGATCCCACCAACCCGCAACATTCAACGTCGGAATGGTCACGCGGTCGAGGTAAGGGACGGCAGTCTGTTTTTGCCAGAATTCATCATAGTTCGGATGATTGACGAAATCGTTCCAGGTAGGAATTTTTCCTTTCAAATATTTTTCGTTGACGTTCGATAGCGCGCCCAGTTTCAAATACCACTCATAGGTGTCGTATTTATCGAAGGCGAATTGAAAACTGGTCTTGCCGGTTTCCATCATCGTCGCATATTCAAAACCGTAACTCAGTCGGAACGCGCCGTTATGATGAAAATCATCGCCTAAAAACATATCAACGGGTGAGGCTTGCGGTGAACAGGCTTTCAAAGCCGGATGCGGGTCGAGCATTCCCATCACCGTCAACCAACCCGGATAAGATATGCCCATCATTCCCACCCGACCATTGTGATTCGCAACGTTTTTCAATAACCACTCAATCGTGTCATAGGTGTCTGTGCTTTCGTCGATGGCTTTCGGGTCTTGGCGATTTCGCGGCGGTCGTTGCATGACAAACCCGCCTTCGGATTGATAGCGCCCGCGAATATCCTGGAAAACGAAGATATAACCTTCTTCGGCGAGTTCTTTGTTGGAAGTATTGAGTGAAATTCCCGCACTGGCGATACCATAAGGGGTGCGAATAAAAATAAACGGCAGCGGTTTCGTGATGGATTTCGGCGCGTAAATTTCCGTATTCAATTTCGCCCCATCTCGCATGGCAACCATCGCAGTGGTTTTTTGATAGTTGTTGAGGGTTTGCGCTTTTGCAATCGTTGAATAAAAAACCAGAATGATGATTGCCGGAAAAACGCTCATGCCTGTTTTCTTCAAGAGGGGATGAAATCGCATAGCCTAATCCTGCCTTTTATTTTTGGATTTTTTTCGTTTCGATTTAATCGGGTGATTTCCATCCAGTAACGCCGGACTCAAATTTTCAGAATACCAGCGCGCCCCTGTACGATAATCCTCTTCGGTCTTTTCAAGCAATGCCAGCGAACGCGACGGATGTAAATGGGCGGTAGCGATTAAAATGCAATTCATTACCGCAAGCGGCGCAACATACGAACCGGTAAACGACGGACTCGAAATCGATGCCAGAAGATAAGAATCACAAAACAGCGCCAGCGGCGTGGTGTCGCTATCGGTTATTCCAAATGTCGGAACGCCGCGTTCTCTGGCGCGCAACACCGAATCCACCGTATCACGCAAACATCGCCCGAAACTGATGGCAATTACCAAATCTTTCGCCGATAAAATATCTATTTTGTGATGGAGATTTCCCGAACTTCCCACCGGGGCTTCGGCGTCAAATCCGAGCGGCGTCAGTCCATAAGCCAGAAAGTTCGCAAGTGATGAGGCGAGGTCAACGCCGACAATAATAAGTCGTCGGGAGCGGTGCAACAGCTTGGCGAGTTCAATCACCCGCTCGGTATTTAAATTTGCCGAAAGTGAATTGAGGTTTTCGGTATCGCGTTCCAGACAATGGCGAATGTGGTCGGTGACGCTGCGTTTTTCGCGGGTTGCCGATTTCAAAACCGAATAGGGCGTAATCCGCGTGACAAAATGATTTCTTAAATCGGTGGCAAAATCATCATAACGTTCATAACCCAACGCCTGAATGGTGCGCACGATGGTCGAGGCATCGACACCATAGCGTTGTGCCATCTTTCTTGACGAGAGAAAAAAATGCTCTTCGGGATTATCGAGCATCGCTTGAATTAAATTTCGCCGACTGGGATTGAGCTGAGATTTCGCCTGCGTGAACCGCGCTTCGAGAGAGGTCAATGATGAGTTGATGGTGTCCGGATGACCAATGACTTTTTTTGCATTCATGGGTTGCTACCTTAATAAACGGTTTCAAATCGGTTTGCGAAAGATAGCACATCAAGGGATGGCAAACAAGATTATGTGCAACAAGTGTTGTATGATTCTTGACAGCTTGCAACAACTGATGTATAAACCCGCCTACCCAAACTTAAAATCGGCGAGGGGTTTCAATCCAACTTCAAGGAATTAATTTTATGATGGTGAAGAAATCGTCAGGCTGCCAGCTCTTTTTAATCGGGGTGCTTTTAATCGGGCTTTTTACCCTTAAAGTCGAAGCGCAACAAAGCGCCAATCTGCAATCTGAAATTGACCAATTGATGGTCAGTAAATTCAAAGCCGATGAACCGGGTGCCACGGTTATCGTAGTCAAAGACGGCAAGGTACTCTTTCGCAAGGGTTACGGACTTGCCAATATCGAATTAAATATTCCCGCGCAACCCGACATGATTTTTAGAATCGGTTCGATTACCAAACAATTTACGGCAGTGGCGATTTTAATGCTCGAAGAGCAAGGCAAGCTTTCGCTCACAGACGACCTCACCAAATATTTTCCCGATTACCCAACCCAGGGTAAAAAAATCACGGTTGAGCATTTGCTCAATCACACATCGGGAATCAAAAGCTACACCGCGCTTCCCGAATGGCTTCCGCAATGGCGCAAGGATTTTAAAGATGAAGAACTGATTGCCTTGTTCAAGGACAAGCCTATGGATTTCGCTCCGGGGGCGAGTTGGAATTACAACAACTCGGCATTTTTTCTGCTCGGCGTCATCATCGAAAAAGCCTCAGGATTGAGTTATGCCGATTTTATTGAACAGAAAATTTTCCAGCCGCTAGGCATGAAGAATTCATTTTATGACCGCACGGATCGCATTATTCGCGGGCGGGTTTCCGGTTATTCAAGAGGCAGCAAAGGGTTTGTCAATGCCGCATACCTCAGCATGACACAACCGGGCGCGGCGGGCGCATTGATGTCAACGGTTGATGATTTAGCCATCTGGGACGCGGCGCTTTACACAGATAAACTGCTCAAACCGGATACGCTCAAAAAAGCCTGGATGCCGAGCAAATTGACTGATGGTCGCCTGACCCATTATGGATACGGGTGGGCGATTAATGATTACGAAGGTCATCAGATGATTTCGCATGGCGGGGGGATTAACGGCTTCGTTACTCACGTCAGACGTTTGCCAATAGACAAAGTTTTCGTTTCGGTTCTCACCAACCGGGATACCGGCAATCCCAACCCCGAAGAACTTACCTTGAAGATTGCCGCGATGGTTATCGGAAAACCCGTTAAAGATTACACGCCGATTACGCTCGCGGAAAATGTGCTTGACCAGTATGTCGGGGTCTATCAAGTCAGCGAAAAAGAGAAAGCCACGATTGCCCGTGAAGGCAATAAACTGACCTTGATGTTTGGTCCCCAGAAAATCCAAATTTCACCGGTTTCTGAAAAACTATTTGTCTTCAATCGCAATCGTTTCTCATTCATCAAGGAGGGGAATCAAGTGAAAGCCTTAATCCTTCACAGCGATTATGGCATTGATCAGGAAGCGAAGAAAATCCAGTAGGAATTGATGAGTGGGAAAAGCCGGAGTGTCGTTTTCAATTTCAATTCTTAATAAATCGGTTTGAAGGCGACACTCCCATATCGGACTAATATTTCAACAATCACCAGTTTCAGGAGCATTATGGCAAAAACCAAAGCGCAATCACCAAAACCCATTTCCCATCACCTGACTCGCCGCGCGATGTTGAAGAAAACTACGCTTGCGAGTTCGGCTTTATTTTTTGCGCCGATGGTCAATCGCGGGCGGTTTCGCCTTTTTGCCAACGCCAACACCGAGTATTCAACCCGAACCCTTGATTTGATGAAGCGCGCGACGGTGATTGATATGCTCAGTCCTTTGACGCTCAACTTTCCCAAACAGGACAAGTGGTTTCGCGACCCTGAAAGTTTTACTGCTGAAGACCTCAAACCTTTCACAGAATCCGGCATCAAGGTTTTTCATATTGCGATTGGCATGGGAGGCACAGAAGCTTACTCAGAGGTGTTAAAGTTTTTTGCCTTGTGGAATGGTTTTCTGGCAAATCACGACCAGCATTTTATGCGCATCGATAGCGCCGCAGATTTAGAGCGCGTAAAAAATTCCGGCAAGGTCGGCATCCTGCTTGGCTTGCAAAACGCCGATCATTTTCGCGTGCCCAATGATGTCAATTTTTTCCGCAATCTCGGACAGAGGGTTTCGCAACTCACCTATAACTCAAGAAATTTAATCGGCAATGGTTCAACCGAACGGCGCGATGATGGCATCAGCGATTTTGGCGCAATGATTATCGACCGCATGAACACCGTCGGCATGGCGATTGACGTTTCGCATTGCGGCGACCGCACAACGATTGATGCCTTTGAACTATCCAAAAAACCCGTGCTGATTACCCATTCCAATTGTCGCGCGCTGTGTCCTGGACATCCGCGTTGTAAAACCGATGAAGCGATTAAAAAAGTTGGCGCTGCCGAAAGCGTGATGGGCATAACCGGGGTGCGGATGTTTGTCAAAAATGACGAACCCACATCCATTGAAGACTATCTCAACCATTTCGACCACGTCAGAAAATTGATTGGCTCAGAGCATCTGGGCATCGGCAGCGATATTGATTTATACGGTTATGATGCCATGCCGCCGGAACTCAATCGCCAACTTCGCGCCGGTTATAAAGGCAGTTACGGGTTTCGCGAAAAAATCGATATTGAAGGGGTCAATCACCCCAAACGCATGTTCGATTTAACCGAAGGCTTCATTCGCAGAAAATATTCGGATTCGGAAATCGAAGGCATACTCGGCGGCAATTTCAAGCGTGTATTATCGAAAATCTGGACAGTGTAATCGTTCTCATAAAGCTTTTTCAGTCTTTTTCTTTTTTTTAATCCGGTCTCATTCCGTTACATCTTGCGTAGTTTTTAGTCTCATTCTTGGAGAAGGAGGATAATCATGAAAGCTGCTCGCTTTTTAATTTTCGCTTTGGTGGTCTCGCTTTTGCCCTTGCAGGCATTTGGGCAAACCGCAACTACCGCAAGAATCTCAGGGGTGGTATCGGATTCACAAGGTGCAATCGTTGCCGGTGCAGCCGTCAAACTGATTGACAAAGCAACCAAAACTGAAAGAACCGATGCTACCAATTCCGAAGGGCGCTATGTCTTTCCAAACGTAGAACCCGGACTATATGA is a genomic window containing:
- a CDS encoding M28 family peptidase, which produces MMKKSTILLLLLSLSVFARQLDEPTKKAVESIRADDIKSHMYFLSADEMAGRDAGSHEGRITANYIASQFMRYGLKPVGDGGTYFQNFDLIEAWVDNDNTELKAKIDGVEKTYQLGFDFNLARQSNNPAQVTAPVIFLGYGVNAPEYGYNEFAGVNLRGKIAMVLSSEPQSSDANSKFKGKWETIHGKIWHKIETLRKAGAAGIVVINPSRPTRPPRLASAPTDFQAGVTPRIQLAGSLWDIPTFSISQSVANEWLASAGKTVDVLQQSIDRNLKPQPIEITGLTITLKKALKSRRVIRTRNVVGLLEGSDPQLKDEAVIITAHYDHVGTVAGRIYRGADDNASGTIGVMEIAEAYLTAKLKPKRSILFVVFEAEERGLLGAFYYVDRPIIPLAKTYVNLNMDMIGRDEHSPTWNTTPEQNRNGVNVVGTLYNPELRKMIEASNQGIGLSLDFKTDTVDSESWFSRSDHFPFATKSIPMVLFNTGEHPDYHTENDTWDKINYPKMEKIVRLIFLTSLEAANATHKIDFKP
- a CDS encoding DUF5829 family protein gives rise to the protein MRYLLSVGFIICMTITADSNLNIQRPPFPVYLNHFFLVVDGETYADIEKNEFLRKQFAPNETRTTRRTDISYTGLYFYGRNTYFEFFDASKETKRKTSETGIAFGVEQTGASKILQKQLGSENPFKVTRLYNDKQVDWFYMLTGKTSSFTSGSSFWVMEYLPSFLREWNPQADNSAGIERRQILQRYTAVLKEVPKDPVFQDVLAITVALDENLKKSLIDSCKLFGYEAKTNGNLTTMIGADITLTIIPETQSRKGIQSFTFKYKTRPKRDEYRFGNHSVLRFGDNHRAVWSF
- a CDS encoding CocE/NonD family hydrolase is translated as MSVFPAIIILVFYSTIAKAQTLNNYQKTTAMVAMRDGAKLNTEIYAPKSITKPLPFIFIRTPYGIASAGISLNTSNKELAEEGYIFVFQDIRGRYQSEGGFVMQRPPRNRQDPKAIDESTDTYDTIEWLLKNVANHNGRVGMMGISYPGWLTVMGMLDPHPALKACSPQASPVDMFLGDDFHHNGAFRLSYGFEYATMMETGKTSFQFAFDKYDTYEWYLKLGALSNVNEKYLKGKIPTWNDFVNHPNYDEFWQKQTAVPYLDRVTIPTLNVAGWWDQEDFYGPLKIYEELEKHDKANLNFIVVGPWNHGGWARSDGSKLGKINFDSPTSQYFREKIQAPFFAYYLKAQGTQPPPEALTFQTGANSWKSYNQWPPRNQTTDKNFYFQKGNRLSNEEPLVNSPREFDAYISDPAKPVPYRPRPIEPTYFPKGSGWSAWLLEDQRFTHQRPDVLSFETEPLEADVVVTGDVISHLFASTTGTDSDWIVKLIDVYPEDYPKDFKMGGYQLMIANEVFRGRFRKSFVKPEALVANQVAEYKIDLHHVNHRFLKGHKIMVQVQSSWFPVIDRNPQTFVENIFKAKDSDYRVATQRIYRSKRYPSRVILPVEAQTP
- a CDS encoding MurR/RpiR family transcriptional regulator; amino-acid sequence: MNAKKVIGHPDTINSSLTSLEARFTQAKSQLNPSRRNLIQAMLDNPEEHFFLSSRKMAQRYGVDASTIVRTIQALGYERYDDFATDLRNHFVTRITPYSVLKSATREKRSVTDHIRHCLERDTENLNSLSANLNTERVIELAKLLHRSRRLIIVGVDLASSLANFLAYGLTPLGFDAEAPVGSSGNLHHKIDILSAKDLVIAISFGRCLRDTVDSVLRARERGVPTFGITDSDTTPLALFCDSYLLASISSPSFTGSYVAPLAVMNCILIATAHLHPSRSLALLEKTEEDYRTGARWYSENLSPALLDGNHPIKSKRKKSKNKRQD
- a CDS encoding serine hydrolase domain-containing protein; its protein translation is MMVKKSSGCQLFLIGVLLIGLFTLKVEAQQSANLQSEIDQLMVSKFKADEPGATVIVVKDGKVLFRKGYGLANIELNIPAQPDMIFRIGSITKQFTAVAILMLEEQGKLSLTDDLTKYFPDYPTQGKKITVEHLLNHTSGIKSYTALPEWLPQWRKDFKDEELIALFKDKPMDFAPGASWNYNNSAFFLLGVIIEKASGLSYADFIEQKIFQPLGMKNSFYDRTDRIIRGRVSGYSRGSKGFVNAAYLSMTQPGAAGALMSTVDDLAIWDAALYTDKLLKPDTLKKAWMPSKLTDGRLTHYGYGWAINDYEGHQMISHGGGINGFVTHVRRLPIDKVFVSVLTNRDTGNPNPEELTLKIAAMVIGKPVKDYTPITLAENVLDQYVGVYQVSEKEKATIAREGNKLTLMFGPQKIQISPVSEKLFVFNRNRFSFIKEGNQVKALILHSDYGIDQEAKKIQ
- a CDS encoding membrane dipeptidase codes for the protein MAKTKAQSPKPISHHLTRRAMLKKTTLASSALFFAPMVNRGRFRLFANANTEYSTRTLDLMKRATVIDMLSPLTLNFPKQDKWFRDPESFTAEDLKPFTESGIKVFHIAIGMGGTEAYSEVLKFFALWNGFLANHDQHFMRIDSAADLERVKNSGKVGILLGLQNADHFRVPNDVNFFRNLGQRVSQLTYNSRNLIGNGSTERRDDGISDFGAMIIDRMNTVGMAIDVSHCGDRTTIDAFELSKKPVLITHSNCRALCPGHPRCKTDEAIKKVGAAESVMGITGVRMFVKNDEPTSIEDYLNHFDHVRKLIGSEHLGIGSDIDLYGYDAMPPELNRQLRAGYKGSYGFREKIDIEGVNHPKRMFDLTEGFIRRKYSDSEIEGILGGNFKRVLSKIWTV